From Proteiniborus sp. MB09-C3, the proteins below share one genomic window:
- a CDS encoding ABC transporter ATP-binding protein: protein MKKDKKQMSIHKVWRLNIRSMLLWWNNSPDLFASYTLHAMVDALFPLIGIYFSAKIINELAGSRRPDQLAHWVLLTLFIGVGAQLLRAVLLRWSNGCYAGTYYKSQRFYAEKMLSIDFCDVDNSKTLDLLSQIRQNDNWSGWGINRTITHYQKLLTAVTRIIGSITLSVTLFSSKVVNTSGKLIVLNNPLFIVLILAVLFLLTWVSPVLSNKANTYWAKAADKARMGNRVFGFYGFMGYNRDRALDIRMYEQEEFCSSKMKDDNSFTPKGLIAAYARGPMGILHALSASISRILTAVVYSFVCLKAWAGAFGIGSVTQYIGAITQLSDGLSDFIGTLGDMRNNASFLEKTFEYLDIQNDMYQGSLTIEKRQDNNYTVEFKDVSFKYPNTETWALRHVSMKFHVGERLAIVGQNGSGKSTFIKLLCRLYDPDEGEILLNGINIRKYNYREYMQIFSVVFQDFKLLAFKLGENVGTSKTYDYSLVINSLKKAGFEHRLEELRDGLDTYLYKDFSDEGVEISGGEAQKIAIARALYRDEPFLILDEPTAALDPIAEFEVYSKLNDIVEDKTTVFISHRLSSCRFSDRIVVFDQGQIVQVGSHNDLLVDSDGMYYTLWNAQAKYYQTDEERALLSS, encoded by the coding sequence ATGAAGAAGGATAAAAAACAAATGTCTATTCATAAAGTATGGAGACTCAATATTCGATCTATGCTTCTTTGGTGGAATAACTCTCCAGATCTCTTTGCTTCCTATACACTTCATGCAATGGTTGATGCACTATTCCCACTTATCGGAATCTATTTTTCTGCTAAAATTATTAACGAGCTCGCAGGTTCAAGAAGACCAGACCAGCTTGCTCATTGGGTTCTTCTTACACTTTTTATAGGAGTAGGAGCCCAGCTTTTGCGAGCTGTTTTGCTACGTTGGAGTAATGGCTGCTATGCTGGCACCTACTACAAATCACAAAGGTTCTATGCTGAAAAAATGTTATCTATAGACTTTTGTGATGTTGATAATTCGAAAACATTGGATTTGCTGTCACAAATTCGACAAAACGACAACTGGTCTGGGTGGGGGATAAATAGAACCATAACACACTACCAGAAACTATTGACAGCAGTCACAAGAATTATTGGCTCGATTACATTGTCTGTTACTCTGTTTAGTTCAAAGGTTGTAAATACCAGTGGTAAGCTTATTGTGCTGAATAATCCTCTGTTTATTGTCCTTATACTAGCGGTTCTTTTCTTGCTCACATGGGTATCACCTGTATTGTCAAACAAAGCGAATACCTATTGGGCAAAGGCAGCTGATAAAGCAAGAATGGGGAACCGTGTTTTTGGCTTTTATGGATTTATGGGATATAATCGAGATCGCGCATTAGATATTAGAATGTATGAGCAAGAAGAATTCTGTAGCAGCAAGATGAAGGATGACAACTCTTTTACACCTAAGGGTCTCATTGCTGCCTATGCAAGAGGTCCGATGGGGATTTTACATGCTCTATCTGCATCTATTTCTAGAATACTAACTGCAGTGGTTTACTCTTTTGTTTGCCTAAAAGCCTGGGCTGGAGCATTTGGTATTGGATCTGTCACCCAGTATATTGGTGCAATTACACAATTATCTGATGGACTATCAGATTTTATAGGCACACTTGGAGATATGCGAAACAATGCTTCTTTTCTAGAAAAGACCTTCGAATATCTAGATATTCAAAACGATATGTACCAAGGTTCCTTAACTATTGAGAAGCGGCAAGATAACAATTATACAGTTGAATTTAAGGATGTTTCTTTCAAGTATCCAAATACTGAAACCTGGGCACTGAGACATGTTTCCATGAAATTTCATGTTGGTGAACGCCTTGCAATAGTTGGCCAAAATGGCAGCGGAAAATCTACCTTTATCAAACTACTTTGCCGTCTTTATGATCCTGATGAAGGAGAGATATTACTCAATGGCATCAATATTCGCAAGTACAATTATAGAGAATATATGCAAATTTTCTCTGTGGTTTTTCAGGACTTTAAGCTCTTGGCTTTTAAATTAGGAGAAAATGTGGGCACAAGCAAAACCTATGATTACAGTCTGGTGATAAATAGCCTTAAAAAAGCAGGATTTGAGCATCGTCTTGAAGAATTAAGGGACGGACTTGATACATATTTGTATAAAGATTTTTCAGATGAAGGCGTGGAGATTTCAGGTGGAGAAGCTCAGAAAATTGCTATTGCAAGAGCCTTGTATAGAGACGAACCTTTCTTAATCTTGGATGAGCCTACAGCAGCTTTGGATCCCATTGCTGAGTTTGAAGTGTATTCCAAGCTTAATGATATAGTAGAAGATAAAACAACTGTATTCATTTCCCACAGATTGTCTAGCTGCCGATTTAGTGACCGAATAGTTGTCTTTGATCAGGGGCAGATTGTTCAAGTTGGTTCCCATAATGATTTACTTGTAGATTCAGACGGCATGTACTACACCTTATGGAATGCACAGGCAAAATATTACCAAACTGATGAGGAACGTGCACTTCTTTCGTCATAG